From a single Phragmites australis chromosome 7, lpPhrAust1.1, whole genome shotgun sequence genomic region:
- the LOC133925146 gene encoding triacylglycerol lipase OBL1-like, whose translation MSKLDYCFSNDYMVLRPDRAGPVELLHLLFSPKVGRNRAVDCFTSTEIRSFSRRLAIFLNLLLQIVLLALTGPLAALGGAVEFVLNLVDNILHGRMEYPDKSSPTYRSMTGLIDRRVDLDRSIKPTDNRYDAALCVMASKLAYENEAFIQNVVTRHWQMEFVRFYNCWNEFQNAYTAQAFVFCDKPVDADLIVVAFRGTRPFDAARWCADLDPSWYKIPRLGRARAAYTHALGAQRNIGWPKWVEHIKGKPQKVFAYYMIRDAVKELLEANKKARLLVTGHGSGGALAVLFPAILAYHKEKAVLDRLAGVYTFGQPRVGDAMLAMFIERNLDRPKKRHFRITYGDDPLPRLPNESSAVHFLHFGLGLHFDKCYKLKVLRDIPGEPTSSSPLDFVTSRINSAWELGRSVHLGYRRGAYFREGWLLLLVRILALALPGLPFHRVQDYVNAIVLGAYIPKDN comes from the exons ATGAGCAAGCTCGACTACTGCTTCAGCAATGACTACATGGTGCTGCGGCCGGACAGGGCCGGCCCGGTCGAGCTCCTGCACCTCCTCTTCTCGCCCAAGGTCGGCCGGAACAGGGCCGTCGACTGCTTCACCAGCACCGAGATCCGCAGCTTCAGCCGCCGGCTCGCCATCTTCCTCAACCTCCTCCTGCAGATCGTCCTCCTCGCGCTCACGGGCCCCCTGGCCGCCCTCGGCGGGGCCGTTGAGTTCGTGCTCAACctcgtcgacaacatcctccACG GAAGGATGGAGTATCCCGATAAATCGTCGCCGACGTACCGATCCATGACCGGGCTCATCGACCGGCGAGTCGATCTGGACAGGAGCATCAAGCCTACGGACAACCGGTACGACGCCGCGCTCTGCGTCATGGCGTCCAAACTGGCATACGAGAACGAGGCCTTCATCCAAAACGTGGTAACGCGCCACTGGCAG ATGGAGTTCGTGCGTTTCTACAACTGCTGGAACG AGTTCCAGAACGCGTACACGGCGCAGGCGTTCGTGTTCTGCGACAAGCCGGTGGACGCGGACCTGATCGTTGTGGCGTTCCGCGGGACGAGGCCGTTCGACGCGGCGCGGTGGTGCGCCGACCTGGATCCGTCGTGGTACAAGATCCCCCGCCTCGGGCGCGCGCGCGCCGCCTACACTCACGCGCTCGGCGCGCAGCGCAACATCGGTTGGCCCAAGTGGGTCGAGCACATCAAGGGCAAACCCCAAAAG GTGTTCGCGTACTACATGATCCGCGACGCGGTGAAGGAGCTGCTGGAGGCGAACAAGAAGGCGCGGCTGCTGGTGACCGGGCACGGGTCCGGCGGCGCGCTGGCGGTGCTGTTCCCGGCGATCCTGGCGTACCACAAGGAGAAGGCGGTGCTGGACCGGCTGGCCGGGGTGTACACGTTTGGGCAGCCGCGGGTCGGCGACGCCATGCTTGCCATGTTCATCGAGAGGAACCTGGACAGGCCCAAGAAGCGGCACTTCCGGATCACCTACGGCGATGACCCGCTGCCGCGGCTGCCCAACGAGAGCTCCGCCGTCCATTTCCTGCACTTCGGGCTCGGCCTCCACTTCGACAAATGTTACAAGCTCAAG GTGCTGAGGGATATACCGGGCGAGCCGACCTCCTCTTCGCCGCTGGACTTCGTGACGAGCCGCATCAACTCGGCGTGGGAGCTCGGACGCAGCGTTCACCTGGGCTACCGGCGTGGCGCGTACTTCCGAGAagggtggctgctgctgctggtgaggaTCCTGGCGCTGGCGCTGCCCGGCCTGCCGTTCCACAGGGTGCAGGACTACGTCAACGCCATCGTGCTGGGCGCCTACATTCCCAAGGATAACTGA
- the LOC133925147 gene encoding uncharacterized protein LOC133925147 — translation MEGVAAQIAVPILGIVAAAAVTFYTVSFMELRDKSFEELDDKYSEFDEESGGRQRRARRRAERERKKRNN, via the exons ATGGAAGGTGTAGCTGCCCAGATCGCCGTGCCGATTCTCGGCATCGTCGCCGCGGCCGCTGTGACCTTCTACACGGTCAGCTTCATGGAGCTCCGAGAT AAATCTTTCGAGGAACTCGACGACAAGTATTCGGAGTTTGACGAGGAATCCGGCGGACGGCAGCGGCGGGCGCGCCGGAGGGCAGAGCGCGAGAGGAAGAAGCGAAATAACTGA
- the LOC133925145 gene encoding linoleate 9S-lipoxygenase-like, which yields MMQQSPCCRGSHAPSFTGAGAARPILALAAARSWPKKLQPSTYLTQAAAASGKPRAAPARAVADSALGASSTSVHVGGKLLLQNFADSPNSQLRLSLQLVSATVAGGDGRGVKAEEAVLNAVVGVGETELDVKLTWDEALGTPGAVVVKNHSDFPVYLKLLSAPTGFGATAGAVHFACNGWVYPVGKHPHRLFFTNDACVKEKTPSALLKYREDELRVLRGDGASTDRPFQEWDRVYDYALYNDLGNPDLRKDLARPVLGGSEEYPYPRRTKTGRPPAKTDPRTETRVPLDEDIYVPCDERVGFGSVPAPSLPPLGGHFKSLADIYRLFGLDDLGRLPEAKGVINSNAKAMFPVPQVISVNPTNWRKDEEFARQMVAGANPVCIKRVTKFPLTSELDRGVYGDQDSKITKDHVEKNMGGMTVQQAVEKGRLYAVDHHDWMMPYVKRINELPGEEEKGEISQRKVYAARTLLFLNDDSTLKPLAIELSSPHPENEQLGAVSTVYTPPDTEGITADRFTTWELAKVHAAANDTCANNFISHWLNTHAIMEPFVIAANRQLSVLHPIHRLLKPHFRKTLHINTVARQIVISSGDRRKNGDIFRGIHEVTYSSSKYNIEMSSKEYKAWNFTELALPNDLVKRGLAKGDPKNPESLELLIKDYPYAVDGLDIWMATRKWVSDYCAIYYSDDGAVARDSELQGWWSEVRNVGHGDLRDAPWWPTLDCLADLVETCTTIIWLGSAYHAAVSFGQYDYQGFVPNSPNNTSRPMPEDGAEVTESDFLGSITPVTEALAFMSIATGPLALNGEVYLGQRPDTEVWTGEQRAAEALACFQTRLKEVAENIERRNTDPELKNRAGPVQVPYTLLKPTPEPGTVVRGIPNSITV from the exons ATGATGCAGCAGAGCCCGTGTTGCCGCGGCTCGCACGCCCCGTCCTTCACGGGCGCAGGGGCGGCACGGCCGATACTCGCGCTCGCGGCTGCACGTTCTTGGCCGAAAAAACTGCAACCGAGCACATACCTCACCCAGGCCGCGGCCGCATCGGGAAAGCCGCGTGCGGCGCCGGCGCGTGCCGTGGCCGACTCGGCTCTGGGAGCCTCGTCGACAAGCGTACATGTCGGAGGAAAGCTTCTGTTGCAGAACTTCGCCGACTCGCCCaacagccagctcaggctctccctCCAGCTTGTCAGCGCCACCGTCGCCG GAGGCGACGGACGCGGGGtgaaggcggaggaggcggtgcTGAACGCCGTCGTAGGCGTCGGGGAGACGGAGCTCGACGTGAAACTGACGTGGGACGAGGCGCTGGGCACGCCCGGCGCGGTGGTCGTGAAGAACCACTCCGACTTCCCCGTGTACTTGAAGCTGCTGAGCGCACCGACCGGCTTCGGCGCCACCGCGGGGGCCGTCCATTTCGCCTGCAACGGTTGGGTCTATCCCGTCGGGAAGCACCCGCACCGCCTCTTCTTCACCAACGAC GCGTGTGTCAAGGAAAAAACACCAAGCGCACTGCTCAAGTACAGGGAAGACGAGCTCAGGGTGCTCCGGGGAGACGGCGCATCGACTGATCGGCCGTTCCAGGAGTGGGATCGTGTGTACGACTACGCGCTCTACAACGACTTGGGGAATCCTGACCTGCGGAAGGACTTGGCACGCCCCGTGCTGGGAGGATCTGAAGAGTACCCGTACCCTCGGCGTACCAAGACCGGCCGACCACCAGCCAAGACAG ATCCTCGGACGGAGACCAGAGTGCCACTGGACGAGGATATATACGTCCCGTGCGACGAGCGCGTCGGCTTTGGCAGCGTGCCCGCGCCCTCGCTTCCACCCTTGGGTGGTCACTTCAAGTCGCTCGCGGATATCTACCGTCTCTTCGGCCTCGACGACCTCGGCCGGCTCCCCGAGGCCAAGGGGGTCATCAACAGCAACGCCAAGGCGATGTTCCCCGTCCCCCAGGTCATCTCAG TAAACCCAACGAATTGGCGGAAAGATGAAGAATTCGCGCGGCAGATGGTCGCCGGGGCGAACCCCGTGTGCATCAAGCGCGTCACCAAATTCCCACTGACCAGCGAGCTTGACCGGGGTGTGTACGGCGACCAGGACAGCAAGATAACCAAAGATCACGTCGAGAAGAATATGGGTGGCATGACGGTGCAACAG GCTGTGGAGAAGGGGAGGCTGTACGCTGTGGATCATCACGATTGGATGATGCCATACGTGAAGCGCATCAACGAGCTCCCaggcgaggaggagaagggcgaGATCTCGCAGAGGAAGGTGTACGCCGCCAGAACGCTCCTGTTCTTGAACGATGACTCGACGCTAAAACCGCTCGCAATCGAGCTCAGCTCGCCGCACCCGGAGAACGAGCAGCTCGGCGCAGTCAGCACGGTGTACACTCCGCCGGACACCGAAGGCATCACGGCCGACAGGTTCACGACGTGGGAGCTCGCCAAAGTCCACGCCGCCGCGAACGACACCTGCGCGAACAACTTCATCTCTCACTG GTTAAACACGCACGCGATCATGGAGCCGTTCGTGATCGCCGCGAACCGGCAGCTGAGCGTGCTGCACCCCATCCACAGGCTCCTGAAGCCGCACTTCCGAAAGACGCTCCACATCAATACCGTCGCACGCCAGATCGTCATCAGTTCGGGTGACCGGAGAAAGAACGGCGACATCTTCCGCGGCATACACGAGGTTACCTACTCCTCCAGCAAGTACAACATTGAGATGTCCTCAAAGGAATACAAGGCCTGGAACTTTACAGAGCTTGCTCTCCCCAATGATCTCGTCAAGAG AGGTCTGGCGAAAGGTGATCCCAAGAACCCAGAGAGTCTGGAGCTGCTGATAAAGGACTACCCGTACGCGGTGGACGGACTTGACATCTGGATGGCCACCAGGAAATGGGTTTCGGACTACTGCGCCATCTACTACTCCGACGACGGCGCCGTGGCGAGGGACAGCGAGCTGCAGGGGTGGTGGAGCGAGGTCAGGAATGTGGGGCACGGCGACCTGCGCGACGCGCCTTGGTGGCCGACGCTGGACTGCCTCGCGGACCTCGTGGAGACCTGCACCACCATCATCTGGTTGGGCTCGGCGTACCACGCGGCCGTCAGCTTCGGGCAGTACGACTACCAGGGCTTCGTCCCGAACAGCCCCAACAACACCTCGCGGCCGATGCCGGAGGATGGAGCAGAGGTGACCGAGTCGGACTTCCTGGGGAGCATCACGCCGGTGACCGAGGCTCTGGCGTTCATGTCGATTGCCACTGGGCCCCTGGCGCTGAATGGGGAGGTGTACCTGGGCCAGCGGCCGGACACGGAGGTGTGGACTGGAGAGCAGCGCGCGGCCGAGGCGCTGGCGTGTTTTCAGACGAGGCTGAAGGAGGTCGCGGAGAACATCGAGAGACGTAACACCGACCCGGAGCTGAAGAACAGGGCCGGGCCGGTGCAGGTGCCGTACACGCTGCTCAAGCCGACGCCGGAGCCCGGAACGGTCGTCCGCGGCATCCCCAACAGCATCACCGTTTGA